One window from the genome of Cryptomeria japonica chromosome 6, Sugi_1.0, whole genome shotgun sequence encodes:
- the LOC131033187 gene encoding uncharacterized protein LOC131033187, translating into MVEALIWYIFKLREEAVWKGVNVHCNLKPITHSQFANDTTLFGEATIWEAKVIKDSLEMYANVAGRRINDKKSEIFFFNTKKNIQLKISRLLGWPVGSLSAKYLGVPLFSGSTKTALWEDLISKCRQKVDAWKHKWLALLGRIQLIKVGLSAMPIYAMSMFKLSSKAIQALERFL; encoded by the coding sequence ATGGTGGAGGCGCTTATTTGGTACATATTCAAACTACGGGAGGAAGCAGTGTGGAAAGGGGTCAATGTTCACTGCAATTTGAAGCCGATCACACACTCACAATTCGCAAACGATACTACCCTCTTTGGCGAAGCAACTATATGGGAGGCGAAGGTCATCAAAGATTCTTTGGAAATGTATGCCAATGTTGCTGGACGACGAATAAATGACAAGAAATCTGAGATTTTCTTCTTTAATACCAAAAAGAATATACAATTAAAAATCTCGAGGCTACTTGGATGGCCCGTTGGTTCCCTATCGGCAAAATACCTAGGTGTACCGTTATTCTCTGGTTCTACCAAGACTGCATTATGGGAAGATCTGATTTCCAAATGTAGGCAAAAGGTTGACGCCTGGAAGCATAAATGGTTGGCTCTTCTGGGAAGAATACAATTGATTAAAGTTGGGTTGTCTGCCATGCCTATTTATGCAATGTCTATGTTTAAATTATCTTCCAAAGCTATACAGGCTTTGGAAAGATTTCTTTAA